In Opitutaceae bacterium, the sequence GGCGATTGCATGCCGCGTACATAGGCGTACACCGTGAGAAGGTAGAACAGGCCACCAAGAATCTCGCTTCGTTGGATAATGCAGCAAACCGACTCGGTCTGCAACGGATGGATACCCCATATAAGAGCAACAGCGGCACCGAGGTATGACGCGTTGCCTTCGAATCGCTTGGCCACCTGCGCAAGGCTAAGGACCCGAGTCACCAAACCCCAAACAACCCAGGCTGCAGCTACGTGGAAAACGATGTTGGAGAGGTGATACCCGGAGGGGTCAAGCCGGTGCAACGCATAGTCAAATGCCAACGAGAGGTTGACGACAGGCCGACCACCAGCCCCCGTCGCCGTCGGGGGCGGCGAAAGGACTTCCGAAGGCGGCCAGAGCGATCTGATGGTCTCGTTTTTCAGGACGCCAGAGTGGTCGTCGAAGAGGAACGGCGCCTGGATTGCTTTGTGATAAGCGGCAAAGATGGCAGCCACGATAACCACTCCGATACCGATTGAACGGAAACCTGCCAGGAAGGTGCGGGGTCTCGTTTCGACTGCCAGGTGCATACTTGGTGGAGGTCCAAGTGATGCCTTGCAAACCGGTGGCTTCAAGGAGTTCGAAGCCTGCAATGAAACGGTAGCGTGAATTCTCGATTCTAGCCGAGCTTCAGGACTGCGTAGTTTCGCTTGCCCTTGCGCAGGAGAAGGTACTTCGAGAAAAGCAGGTCGACACCCGTGACCACGCGCGACGCTTCCGTCACCCGCTCGTTGTTGAGGTAGATGCCTCCACCTTCGATGTCCTTTCGCGCCTGACCCTTTGACGGGCACAGACCGGCGAACACCAGGAGGTCGGCGAGGAGCGCGCCTTCACCGATTCGCGTCGGCTCTATTTCCTTGGTTGGGATTTCACCCACGACGTCGCGAAAGACAGTTTCCGACATGCCCGCGATGGGCTTCCCAAACATGATCTCGCTCGCATGAATGGCGGCCTGTGCTTCCGCCTCGCCGTGAACCAGCGCCGTCACTTCTTTCGCCAGTGCGCGATGGGCCTCGCGGGCGCCTGGGTTGGCCACGTGCTTCGCTTCCAGTTCGTCGATTTCGGCCCTGCTGAGGAGCGTGAACTTCTTCAGGTACTCCACCACCATGGAATCTTCTGTGTTAACGAAGAACTGGTAGAATTTGTACGGGCTGGTCTTCTCCGGATCGAGCCAGACAGCGCCGCCCTCGGTTTTCCCGAACTTGGTGCCGTCGCTCTTTGTGATGAGCGGGAACGTTAGGCCCCAAGCTGGCGCCCCCAGTTTCTTGCG encodes:
- the tyrS gene encoding tyrosine--tRNA ligase, with protein sequence MNLIEDLQWRGLIADCTDLKGLSERLEQGPITLYCGFDPTGDSLHVGHLMGQLTLKRFQMAGHHPLPLAGGATGMIGDPSGKSAERNLLSREQLEHNVTSITRQLGRLLDFAHPANPAILVNNADWTAGISYLDFLRDVGKHFSINVMMAKDSVRSRMEGDHGISYTEFSYMLLQAFDFYSLRISRNCELQIGGSDQWGNITAGTDLIRKKLGAPAWGLTFPLITKSDGTKFGKTEGGAVWLDPEKTSPYKFYQFFVNTEDSMVVEYLKKFTLLSRAEIDELEAKHVANPGAREAHRALAKEVTALVHGEAEAQAAIHASEIMFGKPIAGMSETVFRDVVGEIPTKEIEPTRIGEGALLADLLVFAGLCPSKGQARKDIEGGGIYLNNERVTEASRVVTGVDLLFSKYLLLRKGKRNYAVLKLG